Proteins found in one Orcinus orca chromosome 11, mOrcOrc1.1, whole genome shotgun sequence genomic segment:
- the INHBE gene encoding inhibin beta E chain, with product MGLSDVQLQLVLLWALVWAQRAGSACPSCGGPTLAPQAERALVLELAKQQILEGLHLTGRPIITHPLPQAALTRALRRLQRGSVVPANGEQVISFAAITDSSASTCSSTLTFYLSTPRSHHLYHARLWLHVLPTLPGTLSLRIFRWGPRRRRRGSHVLLAEHQLTAPGWHALTLPSSGLRHEESGVLKLQLDCRPLEGNSTAAPQTQQLLDTAGEQRPFLELKTRPKEPGAGRARRRTPSCEPETPLCCRRDHYVDFQELGWRDWILQPEGYQLNYCSGQCPPHLAGSPGIAASFHSAVFSLLKANNPWPLGTSCCVPTARRPLSLLYLDRDGNVVKTDVPDMVVEACGCS from the exons ATGGGACTCTCTGATGTCCAGCTCCAGCTGGTGCTGCTGTGGGCACTGGTGTGGGCACAGAGGGCAGGGTCTGCGTGTCCCTCCTGTGGAGGCCCCACACTGGCACCCCAAGCAGAACGAGCTCTGGTCCTTGAGCTAGCCAAGCAGCAGATCCTCGAAGGGCTACACCTGACTGGTCGTCCCATAATAACTCATCCTCTACCCCAGGCAGCTCTGACCAGAGCCCTCCGGAGACTGCAGCGGGGAAGTGTGGTTCCAGCGAATGGGGAGCAGGTCATCAGCTTTGCTGCCAtcacag ACTCCTCCGCCTCCACCTGCAGCTCCACGCTCACCTTCTACCTGTCCACGCCTCGGTCCCACCACCTGTACCACGCTCGCCTCTGGCTGCACGTGCTCCCCACCCTTCCTGGCACTCTTTCCTTGAGGATTTTCCGATGGGGCCCTAGGAGGAGACGCCGAGGGTCCCACGTCCTCCTGGCTGAGCACCAACTGACGGCCCCGGGCTGGCACGCCCTGACTCTGCCCTCTAGTGGCTTGAGGCATGAGGAGTCTGGTGTCTTGAAACTCCAACTGGACTGCAGACCGCTAGAAGGCAACAGCACAGCTGCCCCCCAAACTCAGCAGCTCCTGGACACAGCGGGAGAGCAGCGGCCCTTCCTGGAGCTGAAGACCCGGCCCAAAGAGCCTGGAGCAGGCCGGGCCAGGAGGAGGACCCCCAGCTGTGAGCCTGAGACCCCCTTATGCTGTAGGCGAGACCATTATGTAGACTTCCAGGAACTGGGATGGCGGGACTGGATCCTGCAGCCTGAGGGGTACCAGCTGAATTACTGCAGTGGGCAGTGTCCCCCGCACCTGGCTGGCAGCCCAGGCATTGCTGCCTCCTTCCATTCTGCTGTCTTCAGCCTCCTCAAGGCCAACAACCCTTGGCCCTTGGGTACTTCCTGTTGTGTCCCTACTGCCCGaaggcctctctctctcctctacctTGACCGTGATGGCAACGTGGTCAAGACAGATGTGCCAGATATGGTGGTAGAGGCCTGTGGCTGCAGCTAG